One genomic region from Chthonomonas calidirosea T49 encodes:
- the lon gene encoding endopeptidase La, whose translation MATNKELDIPFELLERNESETNDASRSETPPIPEELNLLPLREVVIFPMLVAPLGVGRESSVRLVHDSLQGGNRLIAVTCMKDPTIEQPTINDIYTIGTVVAVQMMAQVPEGIRLIVQGLRRFELVELVQTTPYMRARIRLIPEPEVPKEDELEVEALRRSVSQLFQRIVQLSPDLPDEMQSLPSRVQGPGALADLIAAQLPRISFQERQEILEIIPIKQRLHRLLELLSREVQLLELSNRLQSEVVQELGKTQREYYLREHLRQIQKELGEGDERTQDIEELRQKIESSGMPEEARKEAERELNRLSRMNPAVPEYNVTRTYLEWMTSMPWQVSTQDNLDIKHVKEVLDADHYGLDKVKDRILEYLSVRKFKTEGPVRQPILCFVGPPGVGKTSLGRSIAHALGRKFVRISLGGVHDEAEIRGHRRTYIGALPGQIIQGIRRAETNNPVFMLDEIDKVQADFRGDPSSALLEVLDPEQNCTFRDHYLDVPFDLSKVLFIATANVLDTILPPLRDRMEIIEIAGYTEEEKIAIAQAHLIPKQTKEHGIQNKIHFTPESVQLIVRGYTREAGVRNLEREIAAVCRKATRDFAEGRYKTRKITPRVVEEYLGAPRFENEEAMERVERPGVATGLAWTPMGGDILFVEATAMPITSNRPSTLIVTGQVGDVMRESAQAALSYVRAHAAEIGAPPDFYEKHDIHIHIPAGAIPKDGPSAGITMTVALASLFSGRPTRPLMAMTGEVTLSGKVLPVGGIKEKVLGARRAGIKTVLLPERNRKDLYEDLKPEIRKEMHFHFIKDVKQALNLALEPPRKHSAEHTETANSREKEAPGQKRIRKVEPIAPSMPA comes from the coding sequence ATGGCCACAAACAAAGAACTTGACATACCTTTCGAACTCCTTGAGCGCAACGAATCAGAGACGAACGATGCCTCGCGCTCGGAGACACCACCCATTCCGGAAGAGTTGAACCTCCTTCCTCTGAGGGAAGTGGTTATCTTCCCTATGCTAGTGGCCCCTCTCGGTGTGGGACGCGAAAGCTCTGTACGCCTTGTGCACGATTCGCTGCAGGGCGGCAACCGGCTGATCGCCGTGACCTGCATGAAAGACCCCACCATAGAACAGCCCACTATTAACGACATCTACACCATTGGCACCGTTGTCGCCGTGCAGATGATGGCCCAGGTGCCCGAAGGTATCCGCCTGATCGTGCAGGGCTTGCGCCGATTTGAACTCGTGGAGCTGGTGCAAACCACTCCCTACATGCGCGCTCGCATCCGACTGATCCCAGAGCCGGAGGTTCCTAAGGAGGACGAACTAGAAGTAGAGGCTCTGCGTCGCTCCGTTAGCCAGCTGTTCCAACGCATCGTTCAGCTCTCACCCGACCTTCCGGACGAGATGCAGAGCCTGCCCTCGCGCGTGCAAGGCCCAGGCGCGTTGGCTGATCTCATCGCGGCTCAACTGCCACGCATCAGCTTCCAAGAGCGTCAGGAGATTCTCGAGATCATCCCCATCAAACAGCGCCTGCATCGCCTCTTGGAGCTTCTCTCGCGCGAAGTGCAGCTGCTTGAACTGAGCAACCGCCTTCAATCGGAGGTCGTGCAAGAGCTCGGCAAAACGCAGAGGGAATACTACCTGCGTGAGCACCTACGACAAATTCAAAAAGAGCTCGGCGAAGGGGATGAACGCACCCAAGATATTGAGGAACTACGCCAAAAGATCGAGTCGAGCGGCATGCCGGAAGAGGCGCGCAAAGAGGCCGAACGCGAACTGAACCGCCTTAGCAGGATGAACCCGGCTGTGCCCGAATATAACGTCACACGCACCTACCTGGAATGGATGACCTCTATGCCTTGGCAGGTATCCACCCAGGATAATCTTGACATCAAGCACGTGAAAGAGGTGCTCGACGCTGACCACTACGGCCTCGATAAGGTGAAAGACCGAATCCTCGAATATCTCTCCGTACGCAAATTCAAAACCGAAGGCCCTGTGCGACAACCCATTCTCTGCTTCGTTGGGCCACCAGGCGTGGGCAAAACCTCACTAGGACGTTCCATTGCCCATGCGCTTGGGAGAAAGTTCGTGCGCATCTCGCTTGGAGGCGTCCACGACGAGGCCGAAATTCGCGGCCATAGACGCACCTACATAGGTGCCCTCCCCGGCCAGATCATCCAAGGTATCCGTCGTGCCGAAACCAATAACCCCGTCTTTATGCTCGACGAGATCGATAAGGTGCAGGCGGATTTTCGTGGTGACCCCTCGAGCGCCCTCCTTGAGGTGCTTGACCCAGAACAGAACTGCACTTTCCGAGACCACTATCTCGATGTGCCGTTTGACCTCAGCAAAGTGCTTTTCATCGCCACCGCGAATGTACTAGACACGATTCTTCCGCCGCTACGCGACCGCATGGAGATCATCGAAATCGCCGGCTACACGGAAGAAGAGAAGATCGCCATCGCTCAGGCGCACCTCATCCCGAAACAGACGAAAGAACACGGCATTCAAAACAAAATCCACTTCACCCCAGAGAGCGTGCAACTCATCGTGCGTGGCTACACACGGGAAGCTGGAGTACGCAATCTTGAGCGAGAGATCGCCGCCGTGTGTCGTAAAGCTACACGTGACTTTGCGGAAGGGCGCTACAAGACGCGTAAAATTACACCGCGCGTTGTGGAGGAGTATCTTGGAGCACCCCGCTTCGAGAACGAGGAGGCTATGGAACGTGTGGAACGGCCTGGAGTGGCCACCGGTCTTGCCTGGACCCCAATGGGTGGGGATATCCTCTTTGTAGAGGCCACTGCCATGCCCATCACCTCTAACCGTCCCTCCACGCTTATCGTTACCGGCCAGGTGGGCGACGTCATGCGTGAGTCGGCGCAAGCGGCCCTCTCCTACGTGCGTGCTCATGCCGCCGAAATCGGTGCCCCGCCCGACTTCTACGAAAAACACGATATCCATATCCACATACCTGCAGGTGCCATCCCGAAAGACGGCCCTTCCGCCGGCATTACCATGACGGTGGCATTAGCCTCGCTCTTTAGCGGTCGCCCCACACGTCCCCTCATGGCCATGACGGGTGAAGTGACCCTCTCGGGCAAGGTGCTGCCGGTGGGCGGTATTAAAGAGAAGGTGCTCGGTGCGCGACGCGCAGGCATTAAAACGGTGCTCCTACCTGAAAGAAACCGGAAAGATCTCTATGAGGACCTAAAACCGGAAATCCGAAAAGAGATGCATTTTCACTTTATCAAGGATGTAAAACAGGCGCTCAACCTCGCTCTCGAACCACCACGGAAACACTCTGCAGAACATACTGAGACCGCCAACTCGAGAGAAAAGGAAGCGCCGGGCCAAAAGAGAATCCGCAAAGTAGAGCCGATCGCACCCTCCATGCCTGCCTGA
- a CDS encoding Hsp20/alpha crystallin family protein has product MTRYRFGFHPNELIFIRVDAEFPFGPDSVLQARPLRPAIDMYEMEDALIVKVELPGVQVEHIDITLSEETHQLLVRGERKESVADIEGRRRCHHLEIYYGAFERLIALPPELRFDAENLSAHYRDGFLIVRLPLLPAARRIQVESS; this is encoded by the coding sequence ATGACACGCTACCGATTTGGCTTCCACCCGAACGAGCTTATCTTCATCCGTGTGGACGCCGAATTTCCTTTCGGCCCCGACAGCGTTCTGCAGGCACGCCCCTTGCGACCTGCTATAGACATGTATGAGATGGAAGATGCCCTCATCGTGAAAGTGGAGCTGCCCGGAGTACAGGTCGAACATATAGACATAACCCTCTCGGAAGAGACTCATCAACTTCTCGTGAGAGGAGAGCGCAAAGAAAGCGTTGCCGATATCGAGGGTCGCCGTAGATGCCATCACCTTGAAATCTACTACGGCGCCTTCGAACGCCTTATCGCCTTGCCACCGGAACTTCGGTTCGATGCAGAGAACCTGTCCGCTCATTATCGAGACGGCTTCCTTATTGTGCGCTTACCGCTGCTACCTGCAGCGCGTCGCATCCAGGTAGAGTCGTCTTAA
- a CDS encoding hydroxypyruvate isomerase family protein, with protein MGTIKQSLAWWGFARSIEPEKLIAEAKRIGYAGVEMCPQELWPKVVDAGLRIVTMGGHKSLTDGLNRRENHDRIERELKDNIELAVKWDIPSLIVFSGNRGGISDEEGLTNTVDGLRRVAKTAEEAGVTLVLELLNSKVDHPDYQCDHTAWGVEVCRRVGSPRVKLLYDIYHMQIMEGDIIRTIKNHIEHIGHFHTAGNPGRHEIDDSQELYYPAIMRAIAETNYDGYVGQEFTPTRDAVASLEQAYRICNV; from the coding sequence ATGGGAACGATCAAACAGTCGCTGGCGTGGTGGGGCTTTGCACGCTCCATAGAACCGGAGAAGCTCATTGCAGAGGCTAAGCGAATCGGCTATGCCGGAGTGGAGATGTGCCCTCAAGAGCTTTGGCCTAAAGTGGTGGATGCTGGCTTGCGCATCGTCACTATGGGAGGACACAAGTCCCTAACCGATGGGCTTAATCGTCGCGAGAATCATGACCGCATCGAGCGCGAACTTAAAGATAACATCGAACTTGCGGTGAAATGGGACATCCCCTCCCTCATTGTCTTTAGTGGCAACCGAGGTGGTATTTCAGATGAGGAGGGGTTAACCAACACTGTGGACGGTCTGCGCCGTGTGGCCAAAACGGCAGAAGAGGCTGGCGTTACCCTCGTTTTGGAGCTACTGAACTCCAAAGTAGACCACCCCGACTATCAGTGCGATCACACGGCTTGGGGGGTCGAGGTGTGTCGCCGTGTCGGCTCACCGCGCGTAAAGCTGCTCTACGATATCTACCATATGCAGATTATGGAAGGCGACATCATCCGCACCATCAAAAACCATATCGAGCATATCGGTCATTTCCACACCGCCGGAAATCCGGGTCGTCATGAAATAGACGACTCTCAAGAGCTCTACTATCCGGCCATTATGCGCGCCATTGCCGAGACGAATTATGACGGCTATGTTGGACAGGAGTTCACCCCCACACGTGATGCCGTCGCATCACTCGAACAGGCCTATCGAATCTGCAATGTCTAG
- a CDS encoding DUF1559 domain-containing protein encodes MMKRGFALIELLVVIAIIAILAAILFPVFAQAREKARAISCLSNQKQLGLAFAMYAQDYDNTLMQTTYESPVLKIHWSFILQLYVKNVQIFVCPSDPNPVTPKTPCLAGQTPGLNCDAQVPKFSYINNYNVIPAHDWLPVPESAYNYPASLIVLTERRDKENNGYVIGQWKGTSGFAGARNGGQICSYEQPLGNGYHYVTLQEALAGLNGPKDKVEITRVRWDRHNGGANYLFYDGHAKFLRFEQTLNPSNFLWGDQWYPPQAPWNTGC; translated from the coding sequence ATGATGAAGCGCGGGTTTGCCCTTATCGAGTTGCTTGTCGTTATCGCTATAATAGCGATACTGGCAGCCATTCTCTTTCCTGTCTTTGCGCAGGCGCGCGAGAAGGCGAGAGCCATCTCCTGTTTGTCTAACCAGAAACAGCTTGGATTAGCGTTCGCGATGTACGCGCAGGACTATGACAACACGCTCATGCAGACCACCTACGAATCGCCTGTCTTGAAGATCCATTGGTCGTTTATACTGCAGCTCTACGTGAAAAACGTGCAGATATTTGTGTGTCCTTCCGATCCCAACCCAGTGACTCCCAAGACACCGTGCTTGGCAGGGCAGACGCCGGGTTTAAACTGCGACGCACAGGTTCCAAAATTCTCGTATATCAATAACTACAACGTGATTCCCGCACACGATTGGCTTCCCGTTCCCGAATCGGCTTATAACTACCCTGCTTCTCTCATCGTGTTAACGGAGCGCCGCGACAAAGAGAACAACGGATACGTGATCGGTCAGTGGAAAGGAACGAGCGGTTTTGCTGGCGCTAGGAACGGTGGGCAGATTTGTAGCTATGAACAGCCATTGGGCAATGGATACCACTATGTGACCTTGCAAGAGGCGCTTGCTGGCCTAAACGGCCCAAAGGATAAGGTGGAGATCACGCGGGTGCGATGGGATAGGCATAACGGCGGAGCGAACTACCTCTTTTACGATGGACATGCAAAGTTCCTTCGCTTTGAGCAGACGCTCAATCCAAGTAACTTTCTTTGGGGCGACCAGTGGTATCCACCTCAGGCACCTTGGAATACAGGATGTTAG
- a CDS encoding metallophosphoesterase family protein, producing the protein MRHVRIKLLVVLLLGVTLPATCFGESSHMLSPLPTPAAHFVTQPSKPGHFTFVLGGDNRSVGRGVPMPPTAPQIFSEVALLRPNLVLWTGDTIYGTDDTLAEADQEYDAFLKAAALAEVPVYNAPGNHEIHDRPEMAKLYEQRMGLLYGSFDYGGVHFIALNTADFGMKGGVGPEQMRWLEQDLEEHKNASLIVVFTHYPLFPKNPDEGFSDTTNRDALHQLFLKYGVKYVFSGHEHLYYASVHDGIHYIVSGGAGAPSDAPVEDGGFQHYLLCEVDGKEIHITVMQPWRLFAEILKADPQDPAGMLMNYTLQDLPMYLELPRVGDDEKVTATITYKGKKTTLPASEEPVPGDKRHIYIKVVVPAHRAAMVELTSTR; encoded by the coding sequence ATGCGACACGTGAGAATAAAGCTTCTCGTTGTATTGTTACTAGGCGTTACCTTGCCTGCAACATGCTTCGGCGAGAGCAGTCATATGCTCTCGCCACTGCCAACCCCGGCAGCCCATTTCGTTACGCAGCCGAGCAAACCAGGGCACTTTACTTTCGTGCTAGGTGGGGATAACAGGTCGGTTGGGCGAGGGGTGCCTATGCCCCCAACCGCGCCACAGATATTCTCGGAGGTGGCCTTGCTGCGACCTAATTTGGTTCTATGGACGGGCGACACCATCTATGGCACGGACGATACCCTGGCAGAGGCCGATCAGGAATACGACGCGTTTCTAAAGGCCGCTGCTTTAGCGGAAGTGCCCGTTTACAATGCCCCTGGCAACCACGAGATCCACGACCGGCCTGAGATGGCCAAGCTCTATGAACAACGCATGGGGCTCCTGTACGGCTCTTTTGATTATGGCGGGGTTCACTTCATCGCTTTGAACACGGCCGATTTTGGGATGAAGGGGGGCGTGGGGCCAGAGCAGATGCGTTGGTTGGAACAGGACCTAGAAGAGCATAAAAATGCCTCTCTAATTGTCGTGTTCACGCACTATCCGCTCTTTCCCAAAAATCCTGATGAGGGTTTTTCTGATACCACCAATCGCGATGCGCTCCACCAGCTCTTTTTGAAGTACGGGGTTAAGTACGTTTTCTCTGGCCATGAGCACCTTTACTATGCTTCAGTGCACGATGGCATTCACTACATCGTATCTGGTGGTGCTGGTGCGCCAAGCGACGCACCGGTTGAGGATGGTGGGTTCCAGCACTACCTTTTATGCGAGGTAGACGGCAAAGAGATCCATATTACCGTGATGCAGCCATGGCGTCTCTTCGCAGAGATCCTTAAGGCCGATCCTCAAGACCCGGCTGGCATGCTGATGAACTATACACTGCAAGACTTACCCATGTATTTGGAGCTGCCTCGCGTAGGGGATGATGAGAAGGTTACCGCCACCATTACTTACAAAGGGAAGAAAACAACCCTGCCGGCATCTGAAGAGCCGGTTCCAGGAGATAAGAGGCACATCTATATTAAAGTGGTCGTTCCTGCACATAGAGCGGCGATGGTGGAGCTGACGTCAACAAGGTAG
- a CDS encoding dolichyl-phosphate beta-glucosyltransferase yields the protein MNCLSHEPQTEATATPDAVSPYLSVVVPAFNEEKRLGPSLKRMLTYFDSQPYSYEILVVSDGSTDGTEELVRRIAACRSQVRLLAYTPNRGKGHAVRYGILRAKGERLLFTDADLATPIEEIEKLHSKLDAGYDIAIGSRDMLGSELVKRQSWLRETAGKTFNRFVRLITVPGIHDTQCGFKLFSRSAAHTIFSRCRIDHFAFDVEVLYLAIRVFEFRVAEVPVRWAHQEGSKVHLLRDGLRMVHAVWRIRTTRYRGITAPSLELPLQ from the coding sequence GTGAACTGTTTGAGCCACGAACCCCAGACGGAGGCGACGGCCACGCCCGATGCTGTCTCTCCCTATCTTAGTGTCGTTGTGCCCGCCTTTAATGAGGAGAAACGATTAGGCCCCTCTTTGAAGCGCATGCTGACCTATTTTGATTCACAACCCTACTCCTACGAAATTCTCGTTGTGAGCGACGGCAGCACCGATGGCACCGAGGAGCTTGTACGCCGCATTGCCGCTTGTCGCTCCCAAGTGCGGCTGCTGGCCTATACGCCGAATCGGGGCAAAGGCCATGCCGTTCGTTACGGTATACTGCGCGCTAAAGGCGAACGTCTGCTTTTCACCGATGCCGACCTTGCTACCCCGATTGAAGAGATTGAAAAACTCCATTCTAAGCTTGACGCCGGCTATGATATCGCCATCGGGTCGCGCGATATGCTGGGCTCGGAGTTAGTGAAGCGTCAATCCTGGTTGAGGGAGACCGCCGGAAAGACCTTCAATCGCTTTGTGCGTTTGATCACCGTTCCCGGCATTCATGATACGCAGTGTGGATTTAAGCTTTTCTCACGTTCTGCTGCCCACACCATCTTTAGTCGTTGTCGTATTGACCATTTTGCGTTTGACGTCGAGGTCCTCTATTTGGCGATACGCGTTTTCGAGTTTCGGGTTGCTGAGGTGCCCGTGCGCTGGGCGCATCAGGAAGGATCGAAAGTTCATTTACTGCGCGATGGTCTACGGATGGTGCATGCTGTTTGGCGCATTCGCACCACGCGTTATCGGGGGATAACGGCTCCCTCTTTAGAGTTGCCCCTGCAATGA
- a CDS encoding class I SAM-dependent methyltransferase, whose translation MKTAEYERMYRLEEAYWWFVGRQALLEQLLQRFYGNPAKKEASVILDVGCGTGAISRRLTQWGRVVSTDFSALALEYSRKRGLRHLVRADAMRLPLATASFDLAVCMDVLEHLPDDQAALCELFRVLKPGGRLIATVPAYPHLWGEHDLALMHFRRYMRRELEDRVNRVGFRIQKITHVMTLLYPAVALQRRLLAKRPPHDPPQAAMPMVPEVINRALIALLKLENRLACRFSLPFGLTILCVAERPEALEVESRVDCSAKTVV comes from the coding sequence ATGAAAACGGCAGAGTATGAACGGATGTATCGCTTGGAAGAGGCCTATTGGTGGTTTGTTGGCCGCCAAGCGCTACTCGAGCAGCTTCTTCAACGGTTTTATGGCAACCCTGCCAAAAAAGAGGCGTCCGTGATTTTAGATGTGGGATGTGGTACCGGGGCGATTTCGCGTCGGCTTACTCAGTGGGGGCGGGTGGTCTCCACCGATTTTTCGGCATTGGCGCTGGAGTACTCTCGCAAACGCGGTCTTCGGCATCTTGTGCGCGCCGATGCGATGCGACTACCGCTGGCTACGGCCTCGTTTGATCTGGCGGTTTGCATGGATGTTTTAGAACACTTGCCCGACGACCAAGCGGCGCTGTGCGAGTTGTTTCGTGTTTTAAAGCCGGGTGGACGGCTTATTGCCACCGTGCCAGCCTATCCCCACCTGTGGGGCGAGCACGACCTCGCCCTCATGCATTTCCGGCGCTATATGCGCCGCGAGTTGGAGGATCGGGTAAATCGGGTAGGCTTTCGCATCCAAAAAATAACGCATGTCATGACGTTGCTCTATCCTGCGGTGGCCTTGCAACGGCGTCTGCTCGCCAAACGTCCCCCGCACGATCCCCCCCAGGCGGCGATGCCAATGGTGCCCGAGGTTATTAATCGGGCGCTCATCGCGCTTTTAAAGCTAGAGAACCGGTTGGCCTGTCGCTTCTCGCTTCCTTTTGGTCTAACGATACTATGCGTTGCGGAGCGACCGGAAGCGCTTGAGGTAGAGAGCCGGGTGGACTGTTCTGCAAAAACGGTGGTGTAA
- a CDS encoding (Fe-S)-binding protein, which produces MDRVEEKTLKCIRCGFCLDACPTFRLTGRETLSPRGRIYLVRSWHEGVIPLNEEVVEALDTCLGCRACETACPSGVEYGAILEMARAEIETQHQRPVLQGLARKQLVDLLANPRRLAFSLKAGRLLPSARRGKLPGFAARLLAGTAHTPVRLPQSHGEASPLPERSPALGEKRYTVGMLTGCVMQVLFANINAATVRVLQKNGCEVIAPSRLGCCGALHLHVGLLNEARRYARTFLDALSPFLEEIDAFVVNSAGCGSTLKEYAELLGDDPDYAEPARRFTSKVRDVSEWLMEIGLSAQPSPLSVTVTYHDACHLAHAQRIRSQPRALLQTIPELKLVELEEADTCCGSAGVYNITQPEMAKRLLDRKIENIRSTGASYVATGNPGCLAWIEQGVEDAHLSIKVCHPIELLDRALS; this is translated from the coding sequence ATGGACCGAGTTGAAGAGAAGACCCTCAAATGCATTCGTTGCGGCTTCTGTTTAGATGCCTGTCCTACCTTTCGTTTAACCGGCAGGGAGACGCTCAGTCCGCGGGGGCGCATCTATCTAGTACGTTCTTGGCATGAGGGCGTAATCCCTTTAAATGAAGAGGTTGTAGAGGCACTCGATACCTGTTTGGGGTGTCGTGCTTGCGAAACCGCCTGTCCTTCGGGGGTGGAGTACGGGGCGATCCTCGAGATGGCTCGTGCCGAAATAGAGACGCAACACCAACGTCCGGTTCTGCAAGGCCTGGCGCGTAAACAGCTTGTAGACCTCTTGGCTAACCCTCGCAGGTTAGCGTTTTCCCTAAAGGCAGGGCGTCTGCTGCCAAGTGCTCGACGGGGTAAACTCCCTGGTTTTGCGGCAAGGTTGTTGGCCGGTACGGCTCACACGCCGGTGCGGTTACCGCAAAGCCACGGAGAGGCCAGCCCTTTGCCTGAAAGAAGCCCGGCTTTAGGGGAGAAGCGATACACGGTTGGCATGCTCACCGGCTGCGTTATGCAAGTGCTTTTTGCCAACATCAACGCAGCGACGGTGCGGGTCTTACAGAAGAACGGATGTGAGGTGATCGCTCCTTCACGTTTGGGCTGTTGTGGGGCGTTACATCTGCATGTAGGGTTGTTGAACGAAGCTCGGCGATATGCTCGCACCTTCTTGGACGCTCTGTCGCCGTTTTTGGAAGAGATAGATGCATTCGTGGTAAACTCAGCCGGATGCGGCTCCACATTGAAAGAGTATGCAGAGCTGTTAGGTGACGATCCGGACTATGCGGAGCCAGCGCGTCGTTTTACGTCGAAGGTGCGCGATGTCAGCGAATGGCTGATGGAGATAGGGCTTTCAGCTCAGCCGAGCCCCTTGTCTGTAACGGTGACCTATCACGATGCCTGTCATTTAGCGCACGCGCAGCGTATTCGCAGTCAGCCACGGGCTCTCTTACAGACCATTCCGGAGCTCAAGCTCGTGGAGTTGGAAGAGGCAGACACCTGTTGTGGAAGCGCCGGTGTGTATAACATCACTCAGCCGGAAATGGCAAAGAGGCTACTCGACCGCAAGATCGAGAACATCCGTTCGACAGGGGCAAGCTACGTGGCAACAGGCAATCCAGGGTGCCTTGCGTGGATTGAGCAGGGGGTGGAAGACGCCCACCTCTCGATAAAAGTATGCCATCCTATAGAGCTATTGGATAGAGCGCTTTCCTGA